Proteins from one Malaya genurostris strain Urasoe2022 chromosome 2, Malgen_1.1, whole genome shotgun sequence genomic window:
- the LOC131429553 gene encoding zinc transporter ZIP1: MESSSVTESFLHGVESNITHLVAADGESDISKNEAKLLAILALGAGSFLAGILPLFISQRNRERFPVLISFLLCFGAGVLLATALVHMLPELRPALNQYAEIVFCIGFFLIYTVDEISHLFGVGGHGHSHGEQSIVAARRISRDSTGGDLDGRRYGTSEETTLLTKGESNIQIPQRSSERADIENIEHIGSSNESLPRVMVDAGVREKQVTGTFSLLLALIVHSLLEGLAIGVQSSAPQVLLLLGAVSAHKYVVGFCLGVEICSNGSHNNLSHVLQILTFSVGSVAGIGVGMVLDDIGQTFNMLVIPILQGVAGGTLLYVTVSEVLPRERGKRATMRSQQVGLLQLIAVILGFTVMSILSLAISEH, translated from the exons ATGGAGTCCTCCAGCGTCACCGAATCATTCCTGCACGGAGTGGAATCCAACATCACACACCTGGTGGCGGCAGACGGAGAATCGGATATCAGTAAGAATGAGGCAAAACTGTTGGCCATCCTTGCTCTAGGTGCCGGAAGCTTTCTCGCTGGAATTTTACCGCTGTTTATTTCACAGCGCAACAGAGAGCGCTTTCCGGTGTTAATCTCATTCCTACTATGCTTCGGTGCCGGGGTGCTACTGGCAACGGCCCTGGTCCACATGCTGCCCGAGCTGCGCCCGGCTTTGAACCAGTACGCCGAGATCGTATTTTGCATTGGATTCTTTCTAATCTATACGGTTGACGAAATCAGTCACCTGTTCGGAGTTGGCGGTCACGGTCACAGTCATGGCGAACAGTCCATTGTGGCGGCAAGGAGAATTAGTCGTGATTCTACCGGCGGAGATCTGGATGGTCGTAGATATGGCACCAGTGAAGAGACAACGTTGTTAACCAAAGG GGAAAGTAATATTCAGATCCCGCAGCGATCGTCAGAAAGGGCAGACATTGAAAATATAGAGCATATTGGAAGCTCTAACGAAAGTCTTCCACGGGTGATGGTGGACGCCGGTGTCCGCGAGAAGCAAGTTACTGGCACGTTCAGCCTTCTATTAGCACTAATTGTGCATTCGTTGCTCGAAGGATTGGCCATAGGCGTCCAGAGCTCTGCACCACAGGTACTGCTGCTGTTGGGTGCCGTCAGTGCCCACAAATACGTGGTAGGCTTCTGTCTTGGTGTGGAAATATGCTCCAATGGAAGCCATAACAATTTGTCTCACGTTTTGCAAATTTTAACCTTCTCGGTTGGATCGGTCGCCGGCATCGGTGTCGGAATGGTACTGGATGACATCGGTCAAACATTCAACATGCTGGTGATACCGATTCTTCAGGGAGTGGCTGGTGGTACGCTACTGTACGTGACAGTCAGCGAAGTACTTCCGCGGGAACGCGGAAAGCGGGCAACCATGCGCTCGCAACAAGTCGGCCTTCTGCAACTAATTGCAGTGATCCTAGGTTTCACGGTGATGTCTATTTTAAGTCTAGCTATCTCAGAGCACTAG